One stretch of Methanomassiliicoccales archaeon DNA includes these proteins:
- a CDS encoding DRTGG domain-containing protein: protein MKAIYLGAVVERAGKTMVSLGLAKNCPGRVGYFKPFKEDVISVDDRLVDMDAHLMKKALNLGQDEEALSPIRYDLFKPALMDKLLSAYERVKCECDYMLIEGARIIQTGYLHDVSGLAFSEAVGADVVLVSTSQPQAIESVGLLKRLMESYEVNFRGVILNKTDDPAYEALLAEKGIPVLGSIPTLRELKYYRVKEVADALGADVIVGEQGLDKIVEEVMIGAMRPETAIKYLRRVARKAVITGGDRSDIQIAALSTDTSCLILTGGLYPEKTVIAKAYEEQIPVLLVRYDTATTAEMVEHLIARIAPDDQRKIDLITKAVREHVDLSKIWEK from the coding sequence GTGAAAGCGATTTATTTAGGAGCTGTGGTAGAGAGAGCAGGCAAAACAATGGTGTCGCTTGGACTTGCCAAGAACTGTCCAGGCAGGGTGGGATATTTCAAACCGTTCAAGGAAGACGTAATATCCGTTGATGATCGGCTTGTTGACATGGATGCGCATTTAATGAAAAAAGCTTTGAATTTGGGACAGGACGAAGAAGCATTATCACCGATTCGATATGATCTCTTCAAACCCGCATTGATGGATAAACTTCTCAGCGCATATGAACGGGTGAAATGCGAATGTGATTATATGTTAATAGAGGGAGCAAGGATCATTCAAACAGGATATTTACACGATGTATCAGGTCTTGCGTTCTCTGAGGCGGTCGGTGCCGATGTAGTGCTTGTTTCGACTTCGCAGCCGCAAGCAATTGAATCCGTAGGGTTGCTGAAGCGTCTCATGGAATCATATGAAGTCAATTTCAGAGGTGTCATTCTTAATAAGACGGACGATCCGGCATATGAAGCTCTCCTTGCCGAGAAGGGGATTCCAGTTCTCGGATCAATCCCTACTCTCCGCGAATTGAAATATTATCGGGTTAAAGAAGTTGCAGATGCGCTTGGTGCAGACGTCATCGTTGGCGAACAAGGCCTCGACAAAATCGTTGAAGAAGTTATGATCGGTGCGATGCGGCCCGAAACCGCTATCAAGTATTTGAGGCGTGTTGCAAGGAAGGCTGTAATTACTGGAGGTGACAGATCCGATATACAAATTGCAGCATTGTCAACGGATACTTCCTGTTTGATCCTCACAGGTGGTCTTTATCCGGAAAAAACTGTAATTGCAAAGGCCTATGAGGAGCAAATTCCGGTTCTGCTTGTTCGTTACGACACGGCAACCACGGCTGAAATGGTCGAACATTTGATTGCTAGAATCGCTCCTGACGATCAAAGGAAGATCGATTTAATCACCAAAGCCGTTAGGGAACACGTTGATCTCAGTAAGATCTGGGAAAAATAA
- a CDS encoding SMC family ATPase, whose translation MNYRKFKHCAIEFPDGVIGIIGPNGVGKSSLIEAIAWAIYGNEAPIVRTTKEGVLRANAGPNEECRVFLEFEIAGDFYKLERSMKGRDLKVDAKLIVNNKPLAKGDRIVTDELTRILGMDYKAFFISVFARQKDLAALSELQPSERKKLILRMLEIDVLDSVVSAISKDVDSTRRELEIMSAHLLETDGKKKIDKLNDELKSMGMRLNEEKLKYESLMEKLASQEELFRSARAQREAMKSKEQLFIQLNQRCIEKKERLASFDRKRKELEDEIRKLRKISEELRGLEPIYLSCIELEKKREELDRIQQAFAESKSTKTQLDKVSQKMNTIQAEIEDRRKRLAAYKDIESRIQIVERTISEVEKKINDAKSNANILISDIKRELENIEEAKRKRKEIANLGPEGLCPMCERPLGEQQVLLLDKLQREIEQLEQLIREKEGEIENNRIIIRKEEERKEVLEKRRIDLLRKQKEEIKISADIEHLQDELRKCILDRDELKRKLETLGEISFNEAEYEQIKNRIRNLEGEKHRYIELAAQLRRLPEAEKDLTEINERLRIERESLDKIQEQIDSLCYNESEAKAVYDSYDSALRMKQEVEIDVKEKEGDIKLMEFQIKTIEQQIEEIKSQEENLLIGTKKLEQLSALGNVMKAFKENVMARIVPTLSEISSSLFNELTDSKFAGMELDEKYEIYIFDGGERYPISRFSGGEADLANLCLRLAISRVIAERAGSSVNFLILDEIFGSQDQVRKRNIMRTLNQLSKQFNQIILITHIEDIREFMTHVINVIEKEDGTSEISIMA comes from the coding sequence GTGAACTACAGGAAGTTCAAACACTGTGCCATTGAATTTCCTGACGGTGTCATTGGAATCATTGGTCCAAATGGAGTAGGAAAGTCAAGTCTTATAGAGGCCATCGCCTGGGCAATTTATGGTAATGAAGCACCGATTGTCAGAACGACGAAAGAGGGCGTACTCAGAGCAAATGCTGGACCGAATGAAGAATGTCGAGTTTTTCTTGAGTTCGAGATAGCTGGCGATTTTTACAAACTCGAACGGTCAATGAAAGGTCGAGATCTCAAAGTTGATGCGAAGCTGATAGTCAACAACAAGCCACTTGCGAAAGGCGATAGAATTGTCACAGATGAGCTCACAAGGATACTTGGTATGGATTATAAGGCGTTTTTCATATCAGTTTTTGCGAGACAAAAGGATCTTGCTGCCTTGTCGGAACTGCAGCCGAGCGAAAGAAAGAAACTCATCCTCAGGATGCTCGAAATCGATGTGCTGGACAGCGTAGTTAGTGCAATAAGCAAAGATGTTGACTCGACTAGACGTGAACTGGAAATTATGTCGGCTCATCTGTTAGAGACAGACGGGAAAAAGAAAATAGATAAATTGAACGACGAGCTGAAATCGATGGGTATGAGGCTAAATGAAGAAAAACTAAAATATGAATCCTTAATGGAAAAATTAGCCAGCCAGGAGGAGTTGTTTCGATCAGCAAGAGCTCAGAGAGAAGCGATGAAAAGTAAAGAGCAGTTGTTTATACAGCTAAATCAACGTTGTATTGAAAAAAAGGAAAGGCTGGCCTCCTTCGATCGCAAAAGGAAAGAGCTTGAGGACGAAATCAGAAAACTTCGCAAGATCTCTGAGGAGCTCAGAGGGCTTGAACCAATCTACCTTTCATGCATCGAATTAGAAAAGAAGCGAGAAGAGCTTGATAGAATTCAACAGGCATTTGCAGAATCCAAGAGTACGAAAACCCAGCTTGATAAGGTTAGTCAGAAGATGAATACAATTCAGGCAGAGATTGAGGATAGAAGAAAACGACTAGCTGCATACAAAGACATTGAGAGCCGGATTCAAATCGTGGAAAGAACAATTTCAGAAGTTGAGAAAAAAATTAACGATGCAAAGTCTAACGCGAATATCTTAATATCTGACATTAAAAGAGAATTAGAGAACATCGAAGAAGCAAAGAGAAAACGAAAGGAGATTGCAAATCTTGGGCCTGAGGGGCTGTGTCCAATGTGCGAAAGACCCCTGGGCGAGCAACAGGTTTTGCTCCTCGATAAACTTCAAAGAGAAATAGAGCAGCTTGAGCAACTCATTAGAGAGAAGGAAGGTGAGATAGAAAACAATAGAATTATCATTAGAAAAGAAGAAGAGCGAAAAGAAGTGCTGGAAAAGAGGAGAATTGATCTGCTGAGGAAGCAAAAAGAAGAAATAAAGATCTCCGCAGACATTGAGCATCTTCAGGATGAATTGAGAAAATGCATTTTGGATAGGGATGAGCTGAAAAGAAAATTGGAAACACTTGGAGAAATCTCGTTTAATGAGGCGGAATACGAGCAAATCAAGAATAGAATAAGGAATCTGGAGGGAGAAAAACATCGCTATATAGAATTAGCTGCGCAGCTTAGGCGTCTTCCAGAGGCTGAAAAAGACCTGACGGAAATCAATGAGCGCTTGAGAATTGAAAGAGAATCGCTCGATAAGATCCAAGAGCAAATCGATTCCCTTTGTTATAATGAGAGCGAAGCGAAAGCAGTCTACGACAGTTACGATTCAGCGCTGAGGATGAAGCAAGAAGTTGAGATAGACGTAAAGGAAAAGGAGGGTGATATAAAGCTGATGGAATTTCAGATCAAAACTATTGAGCAGCAGATTGAAGAGATAAAGTCACAGGAGGAAAATCTTCTCATCGGAACAAAGAAACTGGAACAGCTTTCAGCGCTGGGCAATGTAATGAAAGCCTTTAAGGAAAACGTAATGGCAAGAATAGTTCCCACTTTATCTGAAATTTCATCATCCCTATTTAACGAGTTGACAGACTCGAAATTTGCCGGCATGGAGCTTGATGAAAAATACGAAATATATATCTTCGATGGCGGAGAACGATATCCTATCTCGAGATTTTCTGGAGGCGAAGCCGACCTTGCAAATCTTTGCCTAAGATTGGCAATTTCTAGAGTAATCGCAGAGAGGGCTGGCAGTAGCGTCAATTTTCTCATACTCGATGAGATTTTTGGCTCACAGGATCAGGTCAGAAAGCGAAATATCATGAGAACACTAAATCAGTTGTCGAAGCAATTCAATCAAATCATATTGATCACACATATTGAGGACATAAGAGAATTTATGACTCATGTAATCAATGTAATAGAAAAAGAAGACGGAACGAGCGAAATCAGTATTATGGCCTGA
- a CDS encoding cation:proton antiporter gives MTSESALLSDIALVLIVAGTCAVLFSKLKLPAVIGYLVAGILLGPHTPSIGVVQNVESVNLMASLGVILLMFSIGLDFSLKKLRKIGLFSVIAGSIEILIMMSLGYTLGNFLGWSHSEAIFLGAVMSISSTAIIIKVLSDLGKLEDGSTEAVIGILIVEDFVAVMILTLAAPTTSGQHVNVEAIMTMILSIIIFALVGIILGAATIPRIIDWIAKKHSDETLLLVSLGMCFAMSLISIVIGLSVAIGAFLMGAIISQSDYVERVILKITPIKEMFVAIFFVSIGMLIVPAYLVENLLVAIFIATIFMIGKAISVSFASYVANLDIRTSFHAGLNMIVMGEFSFIIAKMAVDTGAAGEFFYSTVISIALITALVYPLSVAKSDTIVDIFEKRTPRSVKAALSLIERLRAAMREKIASSNDLRKSIMKDIKWIFIDMTIIFVVTAAANYLYNYTGLMHDLSGVSPFLPLLLVSSITVILLIPPIYSIVRRIRAIVGVAVHIVLETGSYNSIGKKMIEKVFMNLFTIFIVIVSFVYLLSIVPIPPNMPYISPLVVIFVGIGVALVFRSTLKSVHQKMSVLLSKGIMDEREDSRRIK, from the coding sequence ATGACATCTGAAAGTGCGCTACTCTCTGATATCGCGCTGGTACTGATAGTAGCCGGAACGTGCGCTGTCTTATTCTCAAAACTTAAGCTACCAGCAGTAATTGGCTATTTGGTCGCTGGTATACTACTTGGGCCGCATACTCCCTCAATCGGAGTTGTGCAAAATGTCGAATCCGTCAATCTGATGGCGAGCCTTGGTGTTATTCTGTTGATGTTCTCGATTGGTCTAGATTTCAGCCTTAAAAAACTTCGCAAGATTGGTCTTTTTTCCGTTATCGCCGGTTCAATTGAAATCCTCATTATGATGTCGCTTGGATACACCCTCGGAAATTTCCTTGGCTGGTCACATTCAGAGGCAATATTTCTAGGTGCGGTAATGTCGATTAGTAGCACCGCCATTATCATTAAAGTTCTTTCTGATCTAGGTAAGCTGGAGGATGGTTCGACTGAGGCGGTAATAGGGATACTTATTGTCGAAGATTTTGTGGCGGTCATGATACTGACACTGGCGGCTCCTACTACGAGTGGCCAGCATGTGAATGTAGAAGCTATTATGACAATGATTTTGAGCATCATCATCTTTGCTCTTGTCGGCATCATTCTTGGAGCGGCAACAATTCCAAGGATTATCGATTGGATTGCTAAGAAACATTCTGATGAGACTTTGCTTCTCGTGTCGCTAGGCATGTGCTTTGCAATGTCGCTCATTTCAATAGTTATCGGATTGAGCGTTGCAATCGGTGCATTTCTCATGGGGGCAATAATATCGCAATCTGACTATGTAGAAAGAGTCATTTTGAAAATAACACCTATAAAAGAAATGTTTGTCGCAATTTTCTTCGTCTCAATTGGCATGCTCATCGTCCCTGCCTACCTCGTAGAGAATTTGCTAGTTGCAATATTTATTGCAACGATCTTCATGATTGGGAAAGCGATAAGCGTAAGCTTTGCAAGCTACGTTGCAAATCTAGACATTCGCACATCTTTTCATGCTGGGTTAAACATGATTGTGATGGGAGAATTCTCATTTATCATTGCCAAGATGGCGGTTGATACCGGTGCCGCAGGTGAATTCTTCTACTCAACAGTTATCAGCATAGCGCTCATAACAGCACTTGTGTACCCTCTTAGCGTAGCGAAGTCGGATACGATTGTTGATATCTTTGAGAAGCGCACACCAAGATCTGTCAAAGCGGCGTTGAGCCTCATTGAAAGATTGCGCGCTGCCATGAGGGAAAAAATTGCTTCCTCTAACGATCTCAGAAAGAGTATCATGAAAGACATCAAATGGATTTTCATAGATATGACCATTATATTCGTCGTCACAGCAGCCGCAAATTATCTGTACAACTACACTGGTTTGATGCACGACCTGTCGGGCGTATCACCATTTCTCCCGTTGCTGCTGGTGAGCAGTATAACTGTCATTCTTCTTATTCCTCCTATTTACAGCATAGTAAGGCGCATCAGGGCAATCGTTGGGGTTGCTGTACATATCGTTTTGGAAACTGGAAGCTACAACAGTATAGGAAAGAAGATGATCGAGAAAGTTTTCATGAATTTATTCACGATCTTCATCGTCATAGTCTCATTTGTATACCTACTTTCCATCGTCCCAATTCCGCCAAATATGCCATACATTTCACCTCTCGTAGTGATTTTTGTTGGTATCGGTGTTGCCCTCGTTTTCAGAAGTACATTGAAGTCCGTTCATCAGAAAATGTCAGTTTTGCTTTCAAAAGGTATAATGGATGAAAGAGAGGATTCCAGAAGAATAAAATAG
- a CDS encoding metallophosphoesterase, whose product MKIAHISDTHLGYTAYSKVDEETSLNQREIDVFNAFRRVIDEILKIKPDLVLHSGDLFDSVRPTNRALSFAIEQMLRVTEQGIPIIVIAGNHSTPRLQETGSVFRIFEHIKGIVPVYKGSYEKVQIGDVAIHAIPHCENDLMRRNIEKIELDKGAKYNIMMMHVGVIGLGVFRMDEFNETVIQSSYLKREFDYIALGHYHGFCEVINNAFYAGSTERLSFAEANQRKGFIVLDLGECKRKFIEIPTREMIDLPVIDAMRMDSITLKEEIERIVESQPIEGKIVRLKIKNLRSSLYKALDFGWIREMTRSALVFDLKYDLIQENVAVQQPTAVVRSLHEEFISFLERYPLEGVSKESIKELGLGYLHRGMEQSD is encoded by the coding sequence GTGAAAATCGCACATATCTCAGACACTCATCTCGGTTACACAGCTTATTCAAAGGTGGACGAGGAAACTAGCCTCAACCAAAGAGAGATCGATGTTTTCAATGCATTTAGGCGCGTTATAGATGAAATCCTCAAAATAAAACCCGATCTTGTTCTCCATTCAGGTGATTTGTTCGATTCTGTTCGGCCAACAAACAGAGCGCTTTCTTTTGCAATTGAACAGATGCTACGCGTTACTGAGCAGGGAATTCCTATTATTGTTATTGCTGGGAATCATTCAACCCCACGGCTTCAGGAAACTGGAAGCGTTTTCAGAATATTTGAACACATAAAGGGAATCGTGCCTGTTTATAAGGGGTCTTACGAGAAAGTTCAGATTGGCGACGTCGCCATTCATGCAATTCCTCACTGCGAAAATGATCTCATGAGAAGAAATATTGAAAAGATAGAATTGGACAAGGGTGCAAAATACAACATAATGATGATGCATGTGGGCGTGATAGGATTAGGAGTTTTTCGTATGGATGAATTCAATGAGACGGTCATCCAGTCCTCATATCTGAAGAGAGAATTTGACTACATAGCACTTGGTCATTACCATGGCTTTTGTGAGGTCATAAACAATGCATTCTATGCAGGTTCAACGGAAAGGCTATCATTCGCAGAGGCAAATCAGAGGAAAGGATTCATTGTTTTGGATCTTGGCGAATGCAAGAGAAAATTCATAGAGATTCCAACGAGGGAAATGATTGACCTACCAGTCATCGACGCAATGCGGATGGATTCGATTACACTAAAAGAGGAGATCGAAAGAATTGTCGAGTCGCAACCGATAGAAGGAAAGATAGTCAGATTGAAGATCAAGAACTTGCGTAGTTCACTTTACAAAGCTTTGGACTTTGGCTGGATTAGAGAAATGACCAGATCTGCCCTCGTTTTCGATTTGAAATATGATCTCATCCAGGAGAATGTAGCGGTGCAGCAACCAACCGCTGTTGTCCGTTCTCTCCACGAAGAATTCATTTCGTTCTTAGAACGGTATCCATTGGAGGGTGTTAGCAAGGAGTCAATTAAGGAGTTAGGACTTGGCTATCTCCATAGGGGGATGGAACAATCAGATTGA
- a CDS encoding acetate--CoA ligase family protein, producing the protein MKTLFEPKSIAVVGAAREETKVGHVVVKNLIASGFEGRIYPVNPKADVILGLKCYASLTAIPDEIDLAIVVVPNVLVPKIMEEAGHKGVKSAIIITSGFKESGKEGAELERKVGEIGRKYGINILGPNCLGLINTHHNMNATFTRNYPKEGTISIMSQSGAICTTILDWASQNRIGFAKFISVGNKVDIDEADLLAYLRNDDYTKAIAMYIEGTDRGTEFMRQASLTTRSKPIIALKAGRTSSGAKAASSHTGALSGSDAVYDAAMDQAGIVRVKTIDQLFDLLLVFSNMPLPTGDKVAIVTNAGGLGVMAADAAADHGLTLASFSPETISKLKSRLPEQANFYNPVDVIGDADAARYEFAIKTVMEDENVSCIAVMLAPTDLVDIPATAKIIASFAGKTKIPIVTAFVGGKDCEAGIKILSEAGIPNYESPDRAMFALSGMVRYARIKNIRVESGPVLIKGDTKKVRELLDRVVAEGRTSLSEEEGKEIFRAYGIPVPGEGIAKTPEEAVEIANRLGYPVVMKIVSPDIFHKTDVGGVSINIKSPDEVRKQFDIILSRTRSIAPRARIIGISIQQMITGREVIVGMVRDPQFGPVITFGLGGIFVEILKDVSQRIAPLTPSDVNTMIQSIKAFPILTGARGKKPADIESLKDVVFRVAQIALDFPEISELEINPVIVGDEGKGCGAVDALVTIRRESR; encoded by the coding sequence ATGAAAACGTTGTTTGAACCAAAATCCATAGCGGTCGTCGGTGCCGCGAGAGAAGAAACAAAGGTTGGGCACGTTGTTGTCAAAAATCTTATAGCTTCAGGTTTCGAAGGAAGAATCTACCCTGTTAATCCGAAGGCAGATGTAATCTTGGGACTCAAATGTTATGCATCCTTGACTGCTATACCAGATGAAATCGACCTTGCGATTGTCGTTGTTCCGAATGTACTAGTACCAAAAATCATGGAAGAGGCAGGCCATAAGGGTGTTAAGTCTGCCATCATTATAACTTCGGGATTCAAAGAAAGCGGAAAAGAAGGGGCTGAACTCGAGAGAAAAGTGGGAGAGATCGGCAGGAAGTATGGTATCAACATTCTTGGCCCGAACTGCCTCGGACTGATCAACACTCATCACAATATGAATGCGACGTTTACAAGAAATTATCCAAAAGAAGGGACAATTTCCATAATGTCGCAATCTGGTGCAATCTGCACGACAATTTTAGACTGGGCTTCACAAAACAGAATCGGCTTTGCAAAATTCATCAGTGTTGGTAACAAAGTTGACATCGATGAAGCTGATCTGCTTGCGTATCTCCGAAATGATGACTACACAAAAGCCATCGCGATGTACATTGAGGGAACGGATCGTGGCACTGAGTTCATGCGTCAAGCATCGCTTACAACTAGAAGCAAGCCTATCATCGCTTTAAAAGCGGGAAGAACTAGCTCCGGTGCGAAAGCGGCTTCATCACACACCGGAGCGCTTTCTGGTAGCGATGCAGTATATGATGCAGCGATGGATCAAGCTGGCATCGTTCGCGTCAAGACAATTGACCAGCTATTTGATTTGCTGCTGGTCTTTTCGAATATGCCGCTGCCAACAGGTGATAAGGTTGCGATCGTAACGAACGCAGGAGGACTAGGCGTAATGGCTGCCGATGCTGCAGCTGATCACGGTCTGACGCTCGCCTCATTTTCCCCCGAAACTATTTCAAAGTTGAAAAGCAGATTGCCTGAGCAGGCAAATTTCTACAATCCTGTTGATGTCATAGGCGATGCTGATGCGGCAAGATATGAATTTGCAATTAAGACTGTAATGGAAGATGAAAATGTATCATGTATTGCAGTGATGCTCGCTCCCACCGATCTCGTCGATATCCCTGCGACTGCAAAAATCATAGCTTCATTTGCTGGAAAGACGAAGATCCCCATTGTTACAGCTTTTGTTGGTGGAAAGGATTGTGAGGCTGGCATTAAGATACTGAGCGAAGCGGGGATTCCTAATTACGAATCGCCTGATAGGGCAATGTTCGCACTTAGCGGAATGGTTAGATATGCACGTATTAAAAATATCAGGGTAGAGAGTGGACCTGTGTTGATCAAAGGCGATACAAAGAAGGTAAGAGAACTGCTCGATCGCGTGGTAGCAGAAGGGAGGACCTCACTCAGTGAAGAAGAAGGCAAAGAAATCTTCCGAGCTTATGGAATACCAGTGCCTGGCGAGGGAATTGCTAAAACACCAGAAGAGGCTGTTGAAATTGCAAACAGACTTGGATACCCTGTTGTGATGAAAATTGTATCTCCGGATATCTTTCACAAGACAGATGTCGGCGGAGTTTCCATCAATATAAAGTCACCTGATGAAGTACGCAAGCAGTTCGATATCATACTATCTCGAACTAGAAGCATAGCACCAAGGGCACGAATAATAGGCATATCAATTCAGCAGATGATTACTGGCCGTGAGGTCATCGTTGGCATGGTCAGGGATCCGCAGTTCGGTCCAGTAATTACATTTGGTCTTGGAGGGATATTTGTCGAGATACTGAAGGACGTATCTCAAAGAATCGCACCGTTGACTCCATCTGATGTCAATACCATGATTCAATCGATCAAGGCTTTTCCGATACTCACGGGCGCAAGGGGAAAGAAGCCTGCCGATATCGAATCACTTAAAGATGTCGTATTTAGGGTTGCCCAGATAGCACTGGACTTCCCTGAAATCTCCGAGCTGGAGATCAACCCAGTAATCGTAGGGGATGAAGGAAAAGGTTGTGGCGCTGTAGATGCGCTCGTTACAATTAGGAGGGAGAGTAGGTGA
- a CDS encoding DUF72 domain-containing protein, whose amino-acid sequence MSVLIGCSGWSYDDWIGRFYPLYLAKKKEEWLRYYAQFFKTVEINSTFYRPPSEFLVRSWISKGLLFGEFEFSVKIPRVVTHESLVQGDCEAAINQALSFERICLSPLEEKGLLGAALLQLSPHFKYSDSSLRMLSSLLYSLSCDKFKYAIEFRHNSWLDGIREHVIEDVVDILREHKVAIVVVDGPGFPFIDELTSNHVYIRFHGRNYDIWFSEEREDDPRINRYDYLYSLDQLRPWQERIGRMKNAAAEVRVYFNNHGSAKAVKNALQMMDLLSIPHRQKDVQVQSQMKLGRYGSILVSSDSELKHNLEI is encoded by the coding sequence ATGAGTGTACTCATAGGATGCAGTGGCTGGTCATACGACGATTGGATTGGGCGTTTCTACCCTCTTTATCTCGCAAAAAAGAAAGAAGAGTGGTTGCGATATTATGCGCAGTTTTTTAAGACCGTCGAGATAAACAGCACCTTCTACAGACCGCCGAGCGAATTTCTTGTAAGATCATGGATTTCAAAAGGACTGTTATTCGGAGAATTCGAATTTTCGGTCAAAATTCCGCGAGTCGTCACTCACGAATCATTGGTTCAAGGAGATTGCGAAGCTGCCATCAATCAAGCGCTTTCGTTCGAAAGAATTTGTCTTTCTCCACTTGAAGAGAAGGGTCTTCTTGGAGCTGCGCTTTTACAACTCTCACCTCATTTCAAGTATTCTGATAGCTCGCTTAGAATGCTTTCATCACTTCTCTATTCACTCTCGTGTGACAAGTTCAAGTACGCAATCGAATTCCGTCATAATTCATGGCTTGATGGAATTCGAGAGCATGTAATTGAAGATGTTGTAGATATTCTGAGGGAGCATAAGGTCGCTATTGTGGTGGTTGATGGGCCCGGATTTCCCTTCATAGATGAACTGACATCAAATCATGTTTACATTCGATTTCATGGTCGTAATTACGACATTTGGTTCAGTGAAGAAAGGGAGGATGATCCTCGAATAAATCGATACGATTATTTGTATAGCTTGGATCAACTAAGACCCTGGCAAGAAAGAATCGGAAGAATGAAAAATGCTGCAGCAGAGGTTAGGGTTTATTTCAATAATCACGGTAGTGCAAAAGCAGTGAAGAATGCTCTTCAAATGATGGATCTCCTTTCGATACCTCATCGCCAAAAGGATGTACAGGTTCAGAGTCAGATGAAACTCGGCAGATATGGTTCGATTCTCGTATCGAGTGATTCAGAATTGAAACATAATCTAGAAATATAG
- a CDS encoding ATP-binding protein codes for MTHIGRIVGTRVMEIRFRTRSSENLQVGELLVVDEENNGIRYFIRVTDIEYGADADRDDWLIREAGGMLRRDFSGEIQNFDELQNRLYRIGVCMPLGYFSENSFKKTKSIPSHFSKVRRANEADYGFLRRFLGDIEVGKLRSGDKVLDFPVGISGLAFPHHIGIFATTGMGKSNLMKDLALSCMKLRRYGFLIFDPHGEYYDGGEVGKKGLKHANMQDALEVFSCRQLDGPHSTLRLSAREIEISDLQNLYEFSQAQIECLQAAQFVYGENWLQELNTRDVERICRDMENKFHEGTISVIKRRLESIFRFNLITSDPKLSITKHIIECLHNAKVVLVDTSNLYEAEELLVSTVISRAVFERHKLLYGNKEEFERIPPILIAMEEAQRVLSQARGSIFAQIAREGRKFKVGLCAISQQPKLIDPEIISQFNTLFILGLADKRDREILRSSAKQDISQVENEIQMLMPGEAIIASPFTPFAIPVKIHLYEDFISQSTHNEAGTKSNKENMAKEHFEFRFY; via the coding sequence GTGACACATATCGGTAGAATTGTGGGCACTAGAGTTATGGAAATTAGATTTCGAACGAGATCTAGTGAGAATCTGCAGGTCGGTGAATTGCTGGTAGTCGATGAGGAGAACAATGGAATAAGATATTTCATTAGAGTTACAGACATTGAGTATGGCGCTGATGCCGATAGAGACGACTGGCTCATAAGAGAAGCTGGAGGAATGCTCAGGAGAGACTTTTCAGGTGAAATCCAGAATTTTGACGAATTACAGAATCGACTTTACAGAATTGGTGTCTGCATGCCATTGGGATACTTCTCAGAGAATTCGTTCAAAAAGACAAAATCGATACCCTCGCATTTTTCAAAAGTAAGACGAGCAAACGAGGCAGATTACGGATTTTTGCGTAGGTTTTTGGGAGATATAGAGGTTGGAAAACTAAGATCCGGTGATAAAGTACTTGACTTCCCAGTAGGGATTTCTGGTCTTGCATTTCCCCATCATATTGGTATTTTTGCAACAACTGGCATGGGTAAAAGTAATTTGATGAAGGATCTCGCGCTTTCCTGCATGAAGCTTCGCCGATATGGTTTCCTTATTTTCGATCCACACGGAGAATATTACGATGGTGGCGAAGTCGGAAAAAAGGGTCTTAAACATGCGAACATGCAGGACGCTCTTGAAGTATTCAGCTGTCGCCAACTAGATGGACCGCATTCAACGCTTCGATTATCTGCTAGGGAAATTGAGATCTCAGATCTTCAGAATTTGTACGAATTTAGTCAAGCTCAGATAGAGTGTCTGCAAGCTGCACAATTTGTCTACGGAGAAAACTGGCTTCAAGAACTCAATACTAGGGATGTCGAAAGGATATGCCGGGATATGGAAAACAAATTCCATGAAGGAACGATTAGCGTTATCAAAAGACGGCTTGAGAGTATTTTCAGATTTAACCTGATAACCTCTGATCCAAAGCTCTCGATTACAAAACACATCATCGAATGTCTTCACAATGCTAAGGTTGTTTTGGTTGATACTTCGAACCTTTATGAGGCAGAAGAGTTGTTAGTGTCAACTGTTATCTCAAGAGCAGTTTTTGAAAGACATAAATTATTATATGGAAACAAAGAGGAGTTTGAACGGATTCCGCCCATTTTAATCGCTATGGAGGAAGCACAAAGAGTCCTTTCTCAGGCGAGGGGGTCAATATTTGCGCAGATCGCAAGAGAGGGGAGGAAGTTTAAGGTTGGGTTATGCGCGATATCTCAACAGCCAAAACTCATCGATCCTGAAATTATCAGCCAGTTCAATACATTATTTATACTAGGTCTTGCTGATAAGAGGGATCGAGAAATACTCAGGAGCTCCGCAAAGCAGGACATTTCGCAAGTTGAGAACGAAATACAGATGCTCATGCCTGGTGAAGCAATTATCGCCTCGCCCTTCACACCCTTTGCAATTCCTGTCAAAATACATCTCTATGAGGATTTCATAAGTCAGTCTACACACAATGAAGCGGGCACGAAATCAAACAAAGAGAATATGGCGAAAGAGCATTTTGAATTCAGATTCTACTAA